In Mustelus asterias chromosome 20, sMusAst1.hap1.1, whole genome shotgun sequence, a single genomic region encodes these proteins:
- the LOC144508753 gene encoding G-protein coupled receptor 15-like: MENVTVYPCDMDNYYDTYPTELSEEEECETISLPQSSLFLPLVYCLIFVVGVLGNGLLVSAIGMRCRVKRQLDIFVLNLALADLVFLVTLPLWVDAEAWDQSWRSGLLLCRLSSYLVAVNAYSSILFLSCMSLDRYLAIVYPLRSRRVRSKVYATLTCLLVWAASFLLGLPVLRSRTIQTRDEGRVSYCVEDQDSTNPAVSLTYLLLTFFCPMLVILLCYCSITKKLCLQYRRSKKQDIKLRKSMRVVFLVVLVFLISWLPLNVFRSLHLLLRWGVGQGSCTFRTAVGLGMMVSAPLAFANSCSNPIIYCLYDRSIQKAVMQLLLPCLKPLHLSQLSTTSDSQPSTGTTEGPNSKRRLPRPTIQLSTWASNLQP, translated from the coding sequence ATGGAGAATGTAACAGTCTATCCTTGTGATATGGACAATTATTATGACACTTATCCTACTGAGCTGAGTGAGGAAGAGGAGTGTGAAACTATCTCCCTTCCCCAGTCCAGTCTCTTCCTTCCCCTAGTTTACTGCCTGATCTTCGTGGTGGGAGTGCTGGGCAATGGGCTGCTGGTCTCGGCCATTGGGATGAGGTGCCGggtcaagaggcagctggacatCTTCGTCTTGAACCTGGCTTTGGCCGATCTGGTCTTCCTGGTCACCCTGCCACTCTGGGTGGATGCTGAGGCCTGGGACCAGTCCTGGAGGAGTGGCCTCTTGCTGTGCCGGCTGAGCAGTTACCTGGTGGCGGTGAACGCCTACTCCAGCATCCTCTTCCTGAGTTGCATGAGCCTGGACCGTTACCTTGCCATCGTGTACCCGCTCCGCTCCCGGAGAGTCCGCTCCAAAGTTTACGCGACGCTGACCTGTCTGTTGGTGTGGGCAGCCTCGTTCCTCTTGGGATTGCCGGTACTTCGCAGCCGAACCATCCAGACGCGGGATGAGGGGAGGGTGTCCTACTGTGTCGAAGACCAGGACTCCACCAaccccgctgtctctctcacctacCTGCTCCTGACCTTCTTCTGCCCAATGCTGGTCATCCTGCTCTGTTACTGCTCCATCACCAAGAAGCTGTGCCTCCAGTACAGGAGGAGCAAGAAACAAGACATCAAGCTGAGGAAGTCGATGAGGGTGgtctttctggtagtgctggTCTTTTTGATCTCCTGGCTGCCTTTAAATGTTTTTCGTTCCTTGCATTTGCTGCTGcgctggggggtggggcaggggtccTGCACCTTCCGGACAGCGGTGGGACTTGGTATGATGGTCAGCGCACCTCTGGCCTTTGCCAACAGCTGCTCCAATCCAATCATCTACTGCCTCTATGACCGATCCATCCAGAAGGCTGTGATGCAACTACTGCTACCTTGCCTCAAGCCCCTTCACCTCAGCCAGCTCTCCACCACCTCCGACAGCCAGCCCAGTACCGGCACCACAGAAGGTCCCAACAGCAAGAGGAGGTTGCCCCGCCCCACCATCCAACTGTCCACCTGGGCTTCCAACCTCCAACCCTGA